A genome region from Hydrogenoanaerobacterium saccharovorans includes the following:
- the cmk gene encoding (d)CMP kinase, translating into MIAVAIDGPAGAGKSTIARALAKRLGYIYVDTGALYRAVGYFAIKNGADTTSESDILRLLPKIDVALRFVNGEQRVFLNGEDVSDYIRTPEMSMAASNVSALPAVRDFLFSLQQNLAKSNHVVMDGRDIGTVVLPDAQVKIFLTAAAEDRAGRRQHELQRKGLDADYNEVLKDVVQRDYNDSHRAIAPLKQADDAILVDTTGNTKQQSIDQLISVVEDALSKL; encoded by the coding sequence ATGATTGCTGTTGCTATAGACGGACCTGCAGGTGCAGGAAAAAGTACAATTGCACGCGCTTTGGCAAAGCGCCTTGGTTATATCTACGTAGATACAGGTGCGCTTTATCGTGCAGTGGGTTATTTTGCAATAAAAAACGGTGCAGATACAACATCTGAAAGTGATATTTTGCGTCTTTTACCTAAAATAGATGTTGCATTAAGGTTTGTAAATGGAGAACAAAGAGTTTTTTTAAATGGTGAGGATGTATCCGATTATATTAGGACACCTGAGATGTCAATGGCGGCGTCCAATGTGTCGGCACTGCCCGCTGTTCGAGATTTTTTATTTTCCCTTCAACAAAATCTTGCAAAATCAAATCATGTTGTAATGGATGGACGGGATATTGGTACAGTGGTGCTGCCCGATGCACAGGTAAAGATTTTTCTTACTGCTGCTGCAGAAGATCGTGCAGGCAGACGCCAGCATGAATTGCAGCGCAAAGGTTTAGATGCAGATTATAATGAGGTTTTGAAAGATGTTGTTCAACGAGACTACAACGATTCACATCGTGCCATAGCACCCCTGAAACAAGCCGATGACGCTATTTTGGTGGATACGACCGGTAACACGAAACAACAATCAATCGATCAATTGATTAGCGTTGTAGAAGACGCGCTTTCTAAACTGTAG
- a CDS encoding lysophospholipid acyltransferase family protein produces the protein MSLLFRFGRALLAVCMSLWHKIEFEGLENIPDRGGFIVCSNHRTDMDPLYLAWKMKRQLYFMAKAELFRIPVLGFLVKKLEAFPVERGKGDTGAVNYAINIVKTGKILAMFPEGTRSRDGKLLKGKSGISVIASKSGGDVLPVGLKFTEPVRFRSKIVIRYGKIIPNSDLHIEDNKPSDIKAATTRIMSEIASLLED, from the coding sequence ATGAGCTTATTGTTTCGATTTGGCAGAGCGTTGCTCGCAGTTTGCATGTCATTGTGGCATAAAATAGAATTTGAAGGATTAGAAAATATACCCGATCGCGGTGGCTTTATTGTGTGCTCCAATCACCGTACCGATATGGACCCGCTTTACCTTGCATGGAAAATGAAAAGGCAGCTTTATTTCATGGCAAAAGCAGAGTTGTTTCGCATTCCCGTGCTTGGCTTCTTGGTAAAAAAATTAGAGGCTTTTCCGGTAGAACGGGGTAAGGGCGATACAGGTGCGGTTAACTACGCTATCAATATTGTAAAAACAGGCAAAATACTCGCTATGTTTCCCGAGGGAACTCGTTCAAGGGATGGGAAATTGCTTAAAGGGAAATCTGGTATATCTGTTATCGCCTCTAAATCGGGCGGAGATGTATTGCCTGTGGGCTTAAAGTTTACCGAGCCTGTGCGATTTCGTTCCAAAATTGTAATTCGTTACGGTAAAATTATCCCCAATAGTGATTTGCATATTGAGGATAACAAACCATCTGATATTAAAGCAGCGACAACACGTATCATGTCAGAAATTGCTTCCTTACTGGAGGATTAG
- a CDS encoding NAD(P)/FAD-dependent oxidoreductase gives MSQKYDVVVVGAGAAGAMAAGTAAQRGLNTVIIERNPRIGRKIMITGKGRCNVTNNCDNPAFINAVKVNGKFLYSAINTFSTQDTMSFFQNLGVPLKTERGNRVFPVSDKSVDIVDALAKFIRTSGAKLVEGRCKALIIKDGAVSGVKLEDGTSLQADNVIVATGGLSYPTTGSTGDGYLLAKQAGHNIVTPTPSLIPIVTNELWCKDLMGLSLKNVTVTLTDMQKNKVLYHEMGEMLFTHFGVSGPLILSASSHMKQENLHNYVIEIDLKPALSVEQLDARLLRDFAKNLNKDFLNSLSELLPRKIIPIMVELSQIDGCEKVNQITKEQRRAFAELIKHLRITPRAFRPIDEAIITSGGVHVKEINPKTMESKLVKGLYFAGEVMDVDAYTGGFNLQIAFSTGALAGMHVGL, from the coding sequence ATGTCACAAAAATATGATGTGGTTGTCGTAGGTGCGGGCGCAGCCGGTGCCATGGCTGCCGGTACAGCTGCACAGCGTGGTCTCAATACGGTTATTATCGAACGCAACCCACGCATTGGGCGCAAAATTATGATTACAGGCAAGGGGCGTTGTAATGTCACAAATAACTGCGATAATCCGGCTTTTATCAACGCGGTAAAAGTAAACGGTAAATTTTTATACAGTGCCATCAATACTTTTTCTACGCAAGACACCATGTCCTTTTTTCAAAATTTAGGTGTACCGCTTAAAACAGAACGCGGCAACCGCGTTTTTCCGGTATCCGATAAATCTGTTGATATTGTAGATGCTCTTGCAAAGTTCATCCGAACCAGTGGTGCAAAGTTGGTGGAAGGGCGATGCAAGGCTCTGATAATAAAAGACGGCGCTGTTTCAGGCGTTAAATTGGAGGACGGCACCAGCCTGCAGGCAGATAATGTGATTGTTGCAACCGGAGGTTTAAGCTACCCTACAACCGGGTCTACAGGGGATGGATACTTGCTTGCAAAGCAAGCGGGGCACAACATTGTTACTCCTACGCCGTCGCTTATTCCTATTGTAACGAATGAGCTTTGGTGTAAAGATTTGATGGGGCTTTCTCTTAAAAATGTTACGGTAACGCTTACCGATATGCAAAAAAACAAAGTGCTTTACCATGAAATGGGGGAAATGTTGTTTACTCATTTCGGTGTTTCCGGTCCGCTTATTTTAAGCGCATCCAGCCACATGAAACAAGAAAATTTGCACAATTATGTTATTGAAATCGATTTGAAACCCGCATTGTCTGTTGAGCAGCTTGATGCACGTTTATTGCGTGACTTTGCAAAAAATTTGAATAAAGACTTTCTCAACAGCCTTTCGGAGTTATTGCCGCGTAAAATTATCCCCATTATGGTTGAGCTTTCTCAAATAGATGGTTGTGAAAAGGTAAATCAAATTACCAAAGAACAACGCAGAGCATTTGCAGAACTAATAAAGCATCTGCGTATCACACCGCGGGCGTTCCGTCCTATTGACGAAGCAATTATCACTTCCGGCGGGGTTCATGTAAAAGAAATCAATCCAAAAACAATGGAATCCAAACTCGTAAAGGGATTATACTTTGCAGGTGAAGTGATGGATGTAGATGCTTACACAGGTGGGTTTAATCTGCAAATTGCTTTTTCAACAGGCGCACTTGCAGGTATGCATGTGGGACTTTGA